CCGGGCTACCGGTGTCGTTCATGTCGGTCGGACCGCTGGCACCTTCGTAGTCGATGTCCTCGCCGTCCTCGAGCAGCTGAGCGCACTCCTCGAACGTCGAGCACTGGGTGCCCTCACGGGTGACGTTGATGATCTCGTTACCGATCGCCACACCGTTGTCGCTACCGGCAGAGATCGCCGCCAGGCCGATGATCACCGCTGCGTCGTAGGACTGCGGGCCGTAGCTGAAGTCCTTCAGCTTCGGGTCCACCTCGAGCAGCTTGTCGTTGAACGACGGGTCCGGGTCGCCCGACACCGGGAGGGTGCCCTTGACGCCCTCGAGGTTGAACGACTGCGGGTTGTAGGTGTCGGACAGGTTGCCATCCACGAAGTAGATCTGGATGTCGTCCGGACCGATCCCCTTGGCGATCAGCTGCGGGATGATCTTCGTGGTCTCCTCGAAGGCGATCAGCACCAGCGCGTCGGGCTGGGCGGCCGCGATCTTGTTGACCTCCGCGGTGTAGTTCTGCGCGTCCGCGGCGTAGAGGACGTACTCGGCGACGTTGGCGCCCTTCTCCTCCAGCGTCGTCTGGACCTGCTCGGCGAGACCCTCACCGTAGAAGTCCTGGCGCGCCATCACGGCGACGTTGCTGAAGCCGTCCTCCACCGCGAGGTTGCCCAGCACGGCGCCCTGGAGGGCGTCGGAGGGCGCGGTACGGAAGTACAGCCCGTTGTCGTCGTAGGTGTCGAAGCCCGCCGCCGTGTTGGCCGGCGAGAAGTGGACGACGCCGGCACCCGTGATCTTGTCGATCACGCTGACCGACACGCCCGAGGCGGCGGCACCGATGATGGCGTCGACGTCCTGGTTGAAGAGCTTGTCGACCTCGGCGCCCGCGATGTCGGGGGTGCCGTCGCCGGAGTCGGCCCGGATGAACTCGACATCGGAGCCGAGGACACCGCCAGCGGCGTTCATGTCGTTGACAGCGAGCTCGACGCCCGCGAACTCCGGGGGTCCGAGGAACGCGAGGTCACCGGTCTGGGGCAGCAGGCCGCCCAGGGTCAGGACGCCATCACCCTCCGGAACGCTCTCCTCCGACGTCTCGTCATCCGACGGGGTGGCCGAGGGGTCGTCGTCACCGCCACAGGCGGTGAGGACAAGCGCGGTCGCGGCGAGTGCCGCCCCGAGACGTGCGGCGCGAGTAGTGCGAATCATGAGGCCTCCGGCTCTCTAGGCAGGTCCGAACCACAGCCCGGACATTGGTGCTGCGGCCAGAAACTATCGCTGCGACAGTGTGATTTCGAACAACTTGACGGTAACGAATGCTGTCGTTGCCGATTCGTGACCTAGTCGCGACCTTGGCCGCCGGTCAGGTCAGGACCGTGGGTGACCACGCCCTCGGCCACCTGGCGCATCGAGAGGCGGAGGTCCATCGCGGTCTTCTGCACCCACCGGAACGCCTCCGGCTCGGTCAGGCCGAGTCGCTCCTGGAGCACGGCCTTGGCCCGGTCGACCGCCTTGCGGGTCTCGAGGCGGTCCTGCAGGTCGGCCACCTCCTGCTCGAGGGCGTGCAGCTCGGTGAACCTGCTCACCGCCATCTCGATGGCCGGCACCAGCTCGGTGGCCGAGAACGGCTTGACCAGGTAGGCCATGGCGCCGGCGTCCCGTGCCCGGTCGACCAGCTCACGCTGCGAGAACGCGGTGAGGATGACGACCGGCGCGATCCGCTGGGCGGCGATGCGCTCCGCCGCCGCGATCCCGTCGAGGACAGGCATCTTGATGTCGAGGATCACGAGGTCGGGACGGAGCTCCTCGGCGAGCTCGACGGCCCGCTGACCGTCGCCGGCCTGCCCCACGACCTCGTAGCCCTGCTCGGCCAGCATCTCCGCGAGGTCCATCCGGATCAGCGCCTCGTCCTCGGCGATGACGACGCGACGGGTGGTGGACGGGGCTGGCGGGGTCACCGGCTCAGGCTATCGAGCCTTGATCGGCTACCGTTTCCCCGCCCGCCCCGGTAGCCCAACGGCAGAGGCAATGGATTCAAAACCCATCCAGTGTGAGTTCGAATCTCACCCGGGGCACGTTGTCACAGGTGCGCAGCATCGTGGACGCATGTACCCCCAGGACGTCCCTGAGCCCGCGTTGCGGCTCGTGGACGCCGGCTGTTCCCGAGCGTGGCCCGGCGCTCCGCGGTGGCGCGCCTGGACGACCTGATCGGGCTGAAGTCCTGAGCGGTCAGCCGCGACGGTAGGCCGGCGCGACCTCGTTGATGGCGTCGCCCATCCGGTGGATCCGCAGCGCATTGGTGGAGCCGGGGATGCCCGGCGGGCTGCCCGCGATGATCACCACGAGGTCGCCCTCGTCCACGCGTCCGATCCGCAACAGCTGGTCGTCGACCTGCCGCACCATCTCGTCGGTGTGCTCGACCGCGTCCGTGCGGAACGTCTCCACACCCCAGGTCAGGGCGAGCTGGCTGCGCACCTTGTCCTCCGGGGTGAAGGCGAGCACCGGGACGGGGCCCCGCAGTCGCGAGAGCCGGCGGGCGGAGTCACCGGACTGCGTGAAGGCCACCAGGTACTTCGCCCCCACCCGTTCGGCGACCTCGGCTGCTGCCTTGGCGATGACACCGCCGCGCGTCCGGGGCTGCCAGTCGATCGCCGCCATCTCCGAGGCGTGCTCCTCGGCGTGGCTCACGATCCGCTCCATGGTCCGGACGGCCTCGAGCGGGTGGGCGCCCACGCTGGTCTCGCCCGACAGCATCACCGCGTCGGCGCCGTCGAGCACCGCGTTGGCGACGTCGGAGGCCTCCGCCCGCGTGGGCTTGGGGTTGGTGATCATCGACTCGAGCATCTGAGTGGCCACGATCACCGGCTTGGCGTTGCGTCGCGCCTTGTCCACCACCTGCTTCTGGAGGATCGGCACGCGCTCCAGCGGCACCTCCACGCCCAGGTCGCCCCGGGCCACCATGAAGGCGTCGAAGGCCTCGACGACCGCGTCGAGGTTGTCGATCGCCTGGGGCTTCTCGATCTTGGCGACGACGGGGAGCAGGACTCCCTCCTCGCGCATGATCTCGCGCACTCGGTCGACGTCGCTCGCGCTGCGCACGAACGACAGCGCGATGAAGTCGACGGACATCCGCAGCGCCCACCGCAGGTCGTCCTCGTCCTTCTCGGACAGGGCTGGCACGCTGACGGCGACTCCCGGCAGGTTGATGCCCTTGTTGTCGCTGACCGTCCCGCCGACCTCGACCGCGGTGTGGACGTCCTGCCCGTCGACCTCCGTCACGCGCAGGTGGATCCTGCCGTCGTC
The genomic region above belongs to Nocardioides coralli and contains:
- a CDS encoding ABC transporter substrate-binding protein; the protein is MIRTTRAARLGAALAATALVLTACGGDDDPSATPSDDETSEESVPEGDGVLTLGGLLPQTGDLAFLGPPEFAGVELAVNDMNAAGGVLGSDVEFIRADSGDGTPDIAGAEVDKLFNQDVDAIIGAAASGVSVSVIDKITGAGVVHFSPANTAAGFDTYDDNGLYFRTAPSDALQGAVLGNLAVEDGFSNVAVMARQDFYGEGLAEQVQTTLEEKGANVAEYVLYAADAQNYTAEVNKIAAAQPDALVLIAFEETTKIIPQLIAKGIGPDDIQIYFVDGNLSDTYNPQSFNLEGVKGTLPVSGDPDPSFNDKLLEVDPKLKDFSYGPQSYDAAVIIGLAAISAGSDNGVAIGNEIINVTREGTQCSTFEECAQLLEDGEDIDYEGASGPTDMNDTGSPASGTIGVFEYDNKNQYEQIDTVSGLVE
- a CDS encoding ANTAR domain-containing response regulator, yielding MTPPAPSTTRRVVIAEDEALIRMDLAEMLAEQGYEVVGQAGDGQRAVELAEELRPDLVILDIKMPVLDGIAAAERIAAQRIAPVVILTAFSQRELVDRARDAGAMAYLVKPFSATELVPAIEMAVSRFTELHALEQEVADLQDRLETRKAVDRAKAVLQERLGLTEPEAFRWVQKTAMDLRLSMRQVAEGVVTHGPDLTGGQGRD
- the pyk gene encoding pyruvate kinase; this encodes MAAKAKIVCTLGPATADAATIRALIEAGMSVARLNMSHGTHADHEQAYRHVRQAADDTGHGVAVLADLQGPKIRLERFADGPVELVDGGEFTITTRDVPGDEKICGTTYDGLPGDVAAGDQVLIDDGRIHLRVTEVDGQDVHTAVEVGGTVSDNKGINLPGVAVSVPALSEKDEDDLRWALRMSVDFIALSFVRSASDVDRVREIMREEGVLLPVVAKIEKPQAIDNLDAVVEAFDAFMVARGDLGVEVPLERVPILQKQVVDKARRNAKPVIVATQMLESMITNPKPTRAEASDVANAVLDGADAVMLSGETSVGAHPLEAVRTMERIVSHAEEHASEMAAIDWQPRTRGGVIAKAAAEVAERVGAKYLVAFTQSGDSARRLSRLRGPVPVLAFTPEDKVRSQLALTWGVETFRTDAVEHTDEMVRQVDDQLLRIGRVDEGDLVVIIAGSPPGIPGSTNALRIHRMGDAINEVAPAYRRG